The proteins below are encoded in one region of Apium graveolens cultivar Ventura chromosome 4, ASM990537v1, whole genome shotgun sequence:
- the LOC141718447 gene encoding uncharacterized protein LOC141718447: MTEKGNTWLNLPKYTKGYMDGVKLYMKKAMANFGRGEKIKCPCRKCENRLWWGGSDVERHLIWSGPSPLFIQSIYDVSLLADKTDNVEFEHNTRFGDNLDDMLDVIYSDVGPNDDARKFYRLVDEGKQPLYPGFVNYNRPPWLNIKPENLILSTSIPGPNDPGNNIDVYIQPLIEELKELWKKGVETYNAATNQKFKLRASVLWTISDFPGYAMMSGWSTKGKLACPVCHYETSSMYFKHSKKLCYMNHRKFLDPNHKWRFDKRRFNGEVETGTSAPMLTGRQVAEILDGYENSFGGVGKKRKVSCDINPWNKKSIFFDLPYWKDNLTWHNLDVMHIEKNICDSVLGTLLNIGGKTKDHLAARLDL, translated from the exons ATGACAGAGAAAGGTAATACTTGGTTGAATCTTCCCAAGTATACCAAAGGTTATATGGATGGAGTGAAATTGTATATGAAGAAAGCGATGGCTAATTTCGGTAGAGGAGAAAAAATTAAGTGCCCTTGTCGTAAGTGTGAAAATCGGTTATGGTGGGGTGGTAGTGACGTTGAGCGTCACCTCATCTGGAGTGGACCTTCTCCGCTGTTTATTCAATCAATTTACGATGTTAGTTTGTTGGCAGACAAAACCGATAATGTAGAATTTGAACATAATACTAGGTTTGGAGATAATCTAGATGACATGTTAGATGTTATATACAGTGACGTAGGACCAAATGATGATGCACGAAAATTTTATCGACTTGTTGATGAAGGAAAGCAACCCCTGTATCCCGGTT TTGTGAACTACAATCGTCCACCATGGCTGAACATAAAACCAGAGAACTTGATTCTCTCAACAAGTATTCCTGGTCCAAATGATCCGGGGAACAATATTGATGTCTACATACAACCTCTGATTGAGGAGTTGAAAGAGCTGTGGAAAAAAGGGGTGGAAACTTATAACGCTGCAACTAATCAGAAATTTAAATTACGAGCAAGTGTTCTTTGGACAATTTCTGACTTTCCGGGATATGCAATGATGTCGGGGTGGAGCACAAAAGGGAAGCTTGCGTGTCCAGTTTGCCATTATGAAACATCGTCGATGTATTTTAAGCATAGCAAGAAATTGTGCTATATGAACCATCGGAAATTCTTAGACCCAAATCATAAGTGGAGATTTGACAAAAGAAGATTTAATGGTGAAGTAGAGACTGGAACAAGTGCTCCTATGTTAACTGGGAGACAAGTTGCCGAAATTCTCGATGGTTACGAGAATTCTTTTGGTGGGGTGGGTAAAAAAAGAAAAGTTAGTTGCGATATCAACCCTTGGAATAAAAAATCAATCTTTTTTGACTTGCCATATTGGAAGGACAACTTAACTTGGCATAACCTTGATGTTATGCATATTGAAAAGAACATATGCGATAGTGTTTTAGGCACCTTGCTAAACATTGGTGGTAAGACGAAAGACCATCTAGCTGCTAGGTTAGATTTGTAA